Genomic segment of Strix aluco isolate bStrAlu1 chromosome 8, bStrAlu1.hap1, whole genome shotgun sequence:
GTTCATAAGCTTACTGGTGTGAAGGGATATTGTAGCCAGGATTATAAATACAGGTTATTTTTGAAAATCAAGAGGCAGACAGCTGGAGAGAACGTGCTGCATCTTTTCCATCAAATGAGTGCTGTTAGTCTGGTCATCTTTGTCGTGCACTCTCATGCCAGCTGCCTGTCCCTATTGCCTCAGCAGCCTCTTCCCCTCATGTATCGACTTAGCAAACCAAACCCATCCACACAGCTGATTTACTGACCTTGTATGAAATCAAAGAGGTGACGAACTTCCCCGTTGAAGGTCACCACCGGCGTGTTGGGAGCGGGATGTCCCTCAAAGGCTTCATCCTCCAGCCTCTTCCACTTCACCTTCAGCACAAAGAGCAAATACTTGAAGCTGAAAAAAGTCGGACCCCAGTTTTCATAGCTGAACTTTGGATTCTTATTCATTCTGCTCTTTTCGCCCTGTTTTAGGATGTATCTTTTCATGGCATTGGGGAACAGTATCATCATTGTTTTGCCAACAACAACACACGTAGTAACATGCAGAAGAATCAGGATTTTTTGTAGGAATACCCTGAGGCTGAACATCGTGGTGGAGGACGTCTGACCACTTCCGACGGGAATGCAGCGTGATAGCAGGGGCAAAGGTAGAGGGCGAGGAAAAATGTTCACGTGTTTGGTGAAatttctgccttgccttgcatgctGTCACCTCTCTGTGGACTTCAGTGTCTGCGTTGAGTGAGGAGCTTGTTGACCATGCCATGTCCATCTACACCGACGGTGATGGTTAGATTTTTCGCGCTCACTGTACAGTTATAAGGCTTATTGACAAATATGTTGTGTATTTCACTAATGAGAAGAACTGAATCAGGATGTTTTCCCTGAACCACAGATTAGAATCACATTAGCAGTACCAAAAGGTCTGGTTCTGCCAGCAGTTACGTGTTAGACCTGCACAGGCCGGGCTCGGAGTGCATGTCTCCATCCAGGACGGTCGATGCTGACCAAGCCTTGGGGCCTTGGATTGATGTTGCCACTTGTATTTCATATGTGCTGTGCAAACAGGGCCCTGTTCCTGAAGctctgcctcctctgctgctctgccGCACACTGGCGTTTGTCACTTTGGGGCTGGAACGATGccccaaaatatatatatacaccccaatacatataaaaatatgaattatCAAAACATGTAATACACATTTATACTagaatatataaacatataactatatatgtatatatataatccatgtgtgcatatatgtatctAATATGCATAATATAGCCGCCGTTGCCCGGTTCCTGTAACGCACGCCCAGCAgcgctgggggcggcggggcggtgtAGCCCCAGGGCCTCCCGCGGGGCTGCGGGCTCTTTAAGGGGGTGGGCGGAGGCGGAAGAAGAAGCACCGCATGGCCTCTGATTGGTCGGCGCGATGAGTGGCGTCTGTAGGTGCCTTTCGGGCCAGAGAGGCGGGGGAGGAGCGGGGAGCACGGAGCTGCTGATTGGCTGTCGCTGCGCAGCGCCTGCTGCCGCTTGAAGGGAGCGACGCGGACGCTGCCGGGAGCGGTTGGGCTGCGGGGCCCAGAGGTGCGGGGCGTGCGGGGGCTTCCCCGGTGCTTCACCGGGGCCGCGGCCAGCcctgggcggggagggggcggccctGGGTGCCGTGGGGTGGCACAGACGGCCCGGGGCAGCGTCAGGGGGGCTGGCACGGAGGGACGGGGACGGGGTCGGGGTCAGCGGCGGGGTCAGCGCTGCCGCCTGTCTTCCAGGAGGGTCGGGGCCTCGGGGAGCGGTTCCTCGACCAAGCGGATGAATGGCGACTGTGGATGACCTCAAATTTCAAGGTAAAGGTGGACAGTGCAGGTGTAAACGCGGGGTGTGGGGCCCCGCTGATGGGTGGTCAGGCGTTTAGAGGCTTGGAAGCGTTTCTGAGCTTTCTCTGAATAAAAGGTTCCTTGAAGTTTTGCAGGTAGTGACAGGAGTATCTccagttttctgaaatgaaattgtGCTGCTAGTGGGCTAAAAAATGTAACTGGCGTTGACTGAAATCCTTTATGGTGGAAATTGAAAGCTGAAAATGGGCAGAACACTAATTTGGAATGGACTGTAGTTTCAGACttctttaatgttttaataaataaattcaggtctggaaaaaaaaaatttggagaaGGTTAAAATTGCCCATTTCTACAGTCCCTGCAGAGAGGCAGCTTCCCCCTGCCCTTGCAGGGACCTGCTGGTCCTTGAATTGGGGCTGATTGCAGGACGGAAAGGCAGGCCTCAGTGGTGCTAGTTTATCATAACGCAGGCAGATTAGCAGGAAAGACAGCCTCACACTTCATTAACTAACTAAATGTTCAGCTTGATCCATGTCGGTTTGGCCTTTAAGAAACAGATCATATTTGACATGCCTAAGCTAGTGGTGTATCCTTTCTTGGGCTGTGTAGGGGTCTTAATGTAGTTTTTTGAGCCATCAGAACAAAAAATTTTGGTAGCTTGATCATCGCCTGTCTTCTTATGTACTTACTTGCAGAATTTGACGATGCAGCTAATTTGCTTGCAGCAAATCCTGATGCTACCACAATAAGCATTGATGAACCAGTTGAAATCCCCAAGAACCAGCACAGCCGTCTGCAGGAGCcagggagagaagaggatgatGAATTACTGGGGACCGATGACTCTGATAAAACAGAGGTAATGCTCTCGCACCTACAGCGCTTCCATCGGCACGTATACAAATGGTGCTGACAACACAGATATTTGTAGAGGATGCCAGGGATTTATGTTGGGTGACTTAAAACTCTCCTTCTCTGTTGCAGGTTACTTTCTCGATAGCAGAATTGGCAGAAGCAAATGTGTATTGGGTCTTCAGCTGTTGTGGTTTGCAGCCTAGGAAGTTGTACTGAAATGGCGGTGACTTAAGCTAAGCAAACATGCCAGGAGATAagcgcagcagcagctgaaaaccCAGCACTGTGCTTGTTTCTGTCGGTTCTCCTGTGGGGTTGGTGACTCTGGCAGGAGAGCAGGAAACTCTGAAACACACAGGGCTTGTCTGAGGGGTTCAGCTAATGCAGCTGTCAGTGACAGCGAGGGAACTTGTCATGCTGATGAAGGTGTGTGTTATAATGGTGTGGCAGAAAGTAGTATCAGGCTGCTCTTTAGAACCCCAGGCCACTATTCTGCTTACAGGGAGATGAGAGACTAGCTGCTGCTAACGAATATTAGAGGGGGAAAGGGAAACCCTTAAATAATTCATAGTAAGTGCCACCCTGTtaagtttgttttctgtctggGTCCAGAAATCACATAACTATTGTGTAAATGAGCTAGTTACATGCATGCAATTTATGCATTACATTTTCCATGTTGCGTTTCCTACCACAGCTGCTCGCAGGACAGAAGAAAAGTGCCCCTTTCTGGACATTTGAGTACTACCAGACGTTCTTCGATGTGGACACGTACCAGGTTAATACTGCACTCCAGAGGAGAACTATTGCCTGAACTATGCCTTATGCGGACattgaggttttttccttcttgcatttaCAGTCAGACAAATCTGTATGTTTTCATAGGTCCTGGACAGAATCAAAGGTTCAGTTTTCCCAGTACCAGGGAAGAACTTTGTAAGACTGTATATCCGCAGCAATCCCGACCTTTATGGTAGGTATGAGGTGTGAGAAGTTCTCTTCTGTGCTAAATGTTTTgagtttgtatttctttttacttgcTAACCTTAAAAAACAAGAGGGCAGAGGAGTTGTTACTGAAcctgtttgtttccttttaagGTCCCTTTTGGATATGTGCCACACTGGTCTTTACCATTGCTGTTAGTGGCAATCTCTCTAACTTCTTCATCCATCTGGGCAAACCAACATACCACTATGTGCCCGAGTTCAGAAAAGGTTTGTGAGTAGTTGATACAGTCCTGAGTTCGtgggtttgcttttttggtttggtttttttttttacagtgcacTAATGAAGTAATATAAAAACAGGTCACAGCTTTGATTTGATGGAGTCTTTTGATTGATTGATCTCTTTAAATTTTTAGAGATGTGAAACGAGTCCTTAAAGTGGGCTGTAACTGGCAGAACCCTACTCCTCCAGAGCATAAACTAGTTTCAGGGTTTTAGTAGAGCAAGCAGGAATAATTAGAGCAGTTATTTTTCTAGCTTTAGCGTGCCCCATTGTACAGAGAGGGAAAGCCCAGCAGTGGCCACTGTGGTGCTTTTGTAGGTGCCTTTCTGGGTCCATGGCCTCCTAGGAGCCTACAGGCCTCAGACAGCAAATGGCTGAATTAAAGTATTGCTCATATTGCCTACCAAGGGCTGGAAGTTGTTCCCTTCTGGCAAACTGGAAAATAAGCAAAAGATGCTCAACTGATATGTGCCCAGAGAACTCAAAGTGAGGAGCCAGTTGCCTATACCTGTTTTTGTAGCATGGAGGAGGCTGCTGTCCCTGCAGAGGAACATGGCTTCTCTTTGTTTCCAAAATCCACAGCGTACTTGGAGGAACGCTGCTGCCTGGGAATCCAGTCACTTGAATAGTTAAAGATTTGACACTGGTGTCTGTATTCTCTTTCAATTTTTTCCGGATGTCTGAATTCTAATTTTTCAGTACATGTTGGTAGCAGAATTTCTGTTTTTAACcaagtttttctttcctctgtggctCATCCTTTCACACTGAAACTGAGAGCATTTTGTGCACAGGTgtaataaagaaatttaaaatatcaagAGAATACTTTCCGGGGTCTTTACTTTTAAACAAACTTGAAGTGCTGGTGAAGTAGCGGGTGTAAACTGGGTGTAAATGCCAAGTTCTCAGTTTATTAATAATTCAAActttatattttgaaagtaaCATCAAAGGTAGCTTTCCAGTTTTCAGGCTAAATGCTTCCACACCTTGGATTCTGGCTGGTGTTCTAAGTAGAACATTAAACCTTTTGTCATATTTCCAGTGTCTATAGCAGCAACAGCAATTTATGCATACGCTTGGCTCATTCCCCTTGCTCTCTGGGGATTCCTGATGTGGAGGAACAGTAAAGTTATGAACATTGTCTCCTACTCGTTCCTGGAGATAGTGTGTGTATATGGCTACTCCCTCTTCATCTACATTCCCACAGCGGTATGTATGGCCTAAAGAGTGGCACCTCTATTACATGCTCTGCAAAAAAGGTCCTGGTTTAGAAAATTTGCTGTTTcttataatatttttcatattagtCAAAACCTTGGGGACTGGGAAATTAATTTGCTCTTTTTGCATAGCTAGAATAAAGCTTTTTGTCAAAGCTGATCTAGTGTAAAGACATCTTGTGGGTCCTGGAGAAGGCCAGGACAGGTCATTTCCCCAGAGGCAGCGAATCCAAGCAAGGATGCTGTTGGCCAGCCTGgcaggcagccccaggcagctTCAGGAATCGGGCTGTGCGTGTCCCCAGGGTATGTGGGATGGCAATGCTGATGGCTCTGAGGACAGGTTTCCCTGGCAGGGACCATCCTGGGCCACTCTGGCAAGGGACAGGCCTCGGAGAAAGTTCCGTAACTCAGGGGACACACTT
This window contains:
- the YIPF1 gene encoding protein YIPF1 gives rise to the protein MATVDDLKFQEFDDAANLLAANPDATTISIDEPVEIPKNQHSRLQEPGREEDDELLGTDDSDKTELLAGQKKSAPFWTFEYYQTFFDVDTYQVLDRIKGSVFPVPGKNFVRLYIRSNPDLYGPFWICATLVFTIAVSGNLSNFFIHLGKPTYHYVPEFRKVSIAATAIYAYAWLIPLALWGFLMWRNSKVMNIVSYSFLEIVCVYGYSLFIYIPTAILWIIPQKVVRWVLVMFSLCLSGSVLVMTFWPAVRDDNRRIALATVGTIVLLHALLAVGCLAYFFDAPELDFPAPIIPAHNGTVNKITMPVSPSVQ